ATTATATTTTACTTTTTTTGATAACATTAAAAGGCGATTTAAAAAATGCTTTTTTACATTGTACTTCAACATCTTCAATGTATTCTTGACAAAATTAAAACTCTGTGCTCTTTAAGGTTTCCCTTTTAAGAGATATGTAATCAATAGAATAAACAAGGATTTTATAAATGACAGATTTTACTGAAGAACAGATAGAAAGATACAGCAGACATATTATTTTGCCCGAAGTGGGCGGCATTGGCCAAAAAAAGATGTTAAATTCAAAGGTCCTTGTCGTTGGCGCCGGTGGATTGGGCTCCCCTTCGATCTATTATCTTGCCGCCGCAGGCATTGGCACTATCGGCATAATAGATTCCGATGTTGTCGAATTAAGCAATCTTCAGAGACAGATCATACATTCAACCCCTGAACTCGGCACACATAAGGTAGATTCTGCTGCAAAAACCATAAAAGAGCTAAATAGCGATGTCAAAGTCATTCCTTTTAAAGAAAGATTAACTTCAAACAATATAATGGATATTATTGATGGATTTGATATCGTTCTTGATGGCACTGACAATTTTCCCACAAGATATCTAATCAATGATGCCTGTTATTTTAAAAAAATTCCAAATGTTCATGGAAGTATTTTCAGATTTGAAGGACAGGCAACAGTTTTTAAGCCTGATGATGGTCCCTGTTATCGTTGTCTCTACCCCGAGCCCCCTCCTCCCGGCGCTGTTCCAAGCTGTCAGGAAGCAGGAGTTTTAGGCGTACTACCGGGGATTATAGGCGTCATTCAGGCAATAGAAGCGATAAAGCTGATTCTCGGTATTGGCGAACCGCTTATTGGGAGATTGCTGATGTATGATGCATTGACTATGGATTTCAGAGAAGTCAAAATAAAAAAAGACCCTAATTGTCCGCTCTGCGGAAAAGAGAAAACCATCACTGAATTAATTGACTACGAGCAATTCTGCGGATTCAGTTCAGAATAAATCTATTTTCTGCCTTTTATTCTCGCTTTCACAGAAAGAGAGTGCCCTATCAAACCCTCGATTTCTGCAAATTGTGAAGCGTTTTTAGAAAGATAGTGAAATCCTTTTCTTTTAAGATGAAGAAGAGTGGTCTTTTTCATAAAATTATCAACAGACAAATGAGATGAAAATCTTGAAGAACCGCCTGTAGGAAGAACATGATTAGGTCCTGCAAGATAGTCTCCAACTGGCTCAGGCGTATAGGCACCCAAAAATACTGCTCCTGCATTCTTCACTTTTGCAACTATTTTGAAGGGATTTGCCACCATAAGTTCAAGATGTTCAGGAGCAATGGTGTTGGCTATTTTCATTGCTTCTTCAATATCTTTTGTTTTGATAACAGCACCAAATTTTTTGAGTGATTTTTCAGCTATCTTCCTTCTTTCAAAGTTCGCAAGTCTCTTTTTAAGAAACTTCAACACACCCTTTGCAACTTTTTCCGAATTACTTATGCACACCGCTGATGCATTCTCATCATGCTCTGCCTGAGATATCATATCTGCGGCAATGAAATCCGGATTTGCCGTACCATCAGCAACGATGACAACTTCAGTCGGTCCTGCTATCATATCAATCCCTACAATCCCGAAAACCTGCTTCTTGGCAGTTGCAACAAATATGTTGCCCGGTCCAACAATCACATCGACCGATGGTATGCTCTCAGTGCCATAAGCCATAGCAGCGATTGCCTGAGCACCGCCTACCATAAATATTTCATCAACCCCCGCTATCTCTGCAGCAGCTATAACAGCCGGATTGATT
Above is a genomic segment from Candidatus Schekmanbacteria bacterium containing:
- the moeB gene encoding molybdopterin-synthase adenylyltransferase MoeB, giving the protein MTDFTEEQIERYSRHIILPEVGGIGQKKMLNSKVLVVGAGGLGSPSIYYLAAAGIGTIGIIDSDVVELSNLQRQIIHSTPELGTHKVDSAAKTIKELNSDVKVIPFKERLTSNNIMDIIDGFDIVLDGTDNFPTRYLINDACYFKKIPNVHGSIFRFEGQATVFKPDDGPCYRCLYPEPPPPGAVPSCQEAGVLGVLPGIIGVIQAIEAIKLILGIGEPLIGRLLMYDALTMDFREVKIKKDPNCPLCGKEKTITELIDYEQFCGFSSE
- the hisD gene encoding histidinol dehydrogenase produces the protein MIEAGTTNAKRFLRRLKERKVDANPEIEKKVAEVVEEVKKKGDKALIKYTELFDGVTLDKKKRIKLSEKERKKISGEVSKDLFSIMKTAADRIKRFHMRELRSGWIYEEKEGILTGQKLIPVSTAGIYVPGGKAAYPSSVLMNAIPAKVAGVEKIIMCTPPSKDGINPAVIAAAEIAGVDEIFMVGGAQAIAAMAYGTESIPSVDVIVGPGNIFVATAKKQVFGIVGIDMIAGPTEVVIVADGTANPDFIAADMISQAEHDENASAVCISNSEKVAKGVLKFLKKRLANFERRKIAEKSLKKFGAVIKTKDIEEAMKIANTIAPEHLELMVANPFKIVAKVKNAGAVFLGAYTPEPVGDYLAGPNHVLPTGGSSRFSSHLSVDNFMKKTTLLHLKRKGFHYLSKNASQFAEIEGLIGHSLSVKARIKGRK